In Carassius auratus strain Wakin unplaced genomic scaffold, ASM336829v1 scaf_tig00007487, whole genome shotgun sequence, one genomic interval encodes:
- the snn gene encoding stannin — protein sequence MSITDHSPTTGVVTIIVILIAIAALGALILGCWCYLRLQRLSQSEDEESIVGEGETKEPFLMVQYSAKGPRVEHKTKLTPNGTESHT from the coding sequence ATGTCTATCACGGACCATAGTCCCACCACCGGGGTCGTCACAATTATTGTAATACTCATTGCCATTGCCGCTCTGGGGGCTTTAATTCTCGGTTGTTGGTGCTACTTGCGGCTGCAGCGCCTCAGTCAGTCTGAAGACGAGGAAAGCATTGTTGGGGAAGGTGAAACCAAGGAGCCCTTCTTGATGGTCCAGTATTCGGCCAAAGGCCCGCGGGTGGAGCACAAGACCAAGCTCACCCCTAACGGCACCGAGAGCCACACCTAA